One Centroberyx gerrardi isolate f3 chromosome 2, fCenGer3.hap1.cur.20231027, whole genome shotgun sequence DNA window includes the following coding sequences:
- the slc35e4 gene encoding solute carrier family 35 member E4 isoform X2 gives MKDDDDPNMINADGFSKCEATRRETGRRPPAEMLHLLSAVIVWLVTGTTISSLNKWIFAVYNFRYPLLLSALHMLTAIVVDYGLIKLRVIRHKGVGEQDLTPSAKCKVFLLSLTFCASIAFGNVGLNYVQLSFAQMIYTTTPLFTLAISTLILGKQHHILKYTAMMPICLGASFSIMGEVQFDQTGCFFVFAATMLRGVKTIQQSILLQEEKINSVFLLYLMSIPSFCILAVAALALENWAMLESPLHYDRHLWVFILLSCLGSVMYNLASCCVITLTSAVTLHILGNLSVVGNLLLSQLLFGSELSALSCAGVVLTLSGMLIYQNSEFIASYLDARRAKAKGSGQGAFHDGSGEDMDNTSASELTPPYHQQRADGKQEDKID, from the exons ATGAA AGACGACGATGATCCGAACATGATCAACGCCGATGGCTTCTCAAAATGCGAGGCGACTCGGCGAGAGACGGGCAGAAGGCCACCCGCAGAGatgctccatctcctctccgCTGTCATCGTGTGGCTGGTGACGGGGACAACCATCTCCAGTCTCAACAAATGGATATTCGCTGTGTACAACTTCAGGTACCCTCTACTGTTATCGGCCCTGCACATGCTGACGGCTATTGTTGTGGACTATGGGCTGATCAAGCTGAGAGTGATCCGCCACAAAGGAGTCGGGGAGCAGGACCTGACCCCCAGCGCTAAGTGCAAGGTGTTCCTGTTGAGTTTGACATTTTGTGCCAGTATCGCCTTCGGCAACGTGGGTCTGAACTATGTCCAGCTGTCATTTGCACAAATGATCTACACCACCACCCCGCTCTTTACTCTGGCCATCTCTACGCTGATCCTGGGCAAGCAGCATCATATCCTCAAATACACAGCCATGATGCCCATCTGCTTGGGAGCCTCCTTCAGCATCATGGGCGAGGTCCAGTTTGATCAGACCGGCTGTTTCTTTGTATTCGCAGCGACTATGTTGAGGGGTGTCAAGACCATTCAGCAGA GTATTTTGCTTCAGGAGGAGAAAATCAACTCTGTGTTCCTGCTCTACCTGATGTCCATTCCTAGTTTCTGCATCCTGGCCGTGGCGGCTCTGGCCTTGGAGAACTGGGCTATGCTGGAGTCTCCGCTCCACTACGACCGCCACCTGTGGGTCTTCATCCTGCTCAGCTGCCTGGGCTCCGTCATGTACAACCTGGCCAGCTGCTGCGTCATCACGCTCACCTCCGCTGTCACTCTGCACATCCTCGGCAACCTGAGCGTGGTGGGAAACCTGCTGCTCTCTCAGCTGCTCTTCGGCAGCGAGCTGTCCGCCCTCAGCTGCGCCGGCGTGGTGCTCACGCTGTCCGGCATGCTCATCTATCAGAACTCCGAGTTTATCGCCAGCTACCTGGACGCACGCAGAGCCAAAGCTAAGGGGTCGGGACAGGGGGCGTTCCACGATGGGAGCGGGGAGGACATGGACAACACTAGTGCATCTGAACTGACCCCACCGTATCATCAGCAGAGAGCGGATGGGAAACAGGAAGACAAGATAGACTGA
- the slc35e4 gene encoding solute carrier family 35 member E4 isoform X1 codes for MSVRLRCQVSMCFPYRDDDDPNMINADGFSKCEATRRETGRRPPAEMLHLLSAVIVWLVTGTTISSLNKWIFAVYNFRYPLLLSALHMLTAIVVDYGLIKLRVIRHKGVGEQDLTPSAKCKVFLLSLTFCASIAFGNVGLNYVQLSFAQMIYTTTPLFTLAISTLILGKQHHILKYTAMMPICLGASFSIMGEVQFDQTGCFFVFAATMLRGVKTIQQSILLQEEKINSVFLLYLMSIPSFCILAVAALALENWAMLESPLHYDRHLWVFILLSCLGSVMYNLASCCVITLTSAVTLHILGNLSVVGNLLLSQLLFGSELSALSCAGVVLTLSGMLIYQNSEFIASYLDARRAKAKGSGQGAFHDGSGEDMDNTSASELTPPYHQQRADGKQEDKID; via the exons ATGAGCGTGCGGCTGCGTTGCCAAGTCAGTATGTGTTTTCCTTACAGAGACGACGATGATCCGAACATGATCAACGCCGATGGCTTCTCAAAATGCGAGGCGACTCGGCGAGAGACGGGCAGAAGGCCACCCGCAGAGatgctccatctcctctccgCTGTCATCGTGTGGCTGGTGACGGGGACAACCATCTCCAGTCTCAACAAATGGATATTCGCTGTGTACAACTTCAGGTACCCTCTACTGTTATCGGCCCTGCACATGCTGACGGCTATTGTTGTGGACTATGGGCTGATCAAGCTGAGAGTGATCCGCCACAAAGGAGTCGGGGAGCAGGACCTGACCCCCAGCGCTAAGTGCAAGGTGTTCCTGTTGAGTTTGACATTTTGTGCCAGTATCGCCTTCGGCAACGTGGGTCTGAACTATGTCCAGCTGTCATTTGCACAAATGATCTACACCACCACCCCGCTCTTTACTCTGGCCATCTCTACGCTGATCCTGGGCAAGCAGCATCATATCCTCAAATACACAGCCATGATGCCCATCTGCTTGGGAGCCTCCTTCAGCATCATGGGCGAGGTCCAGTTTGATCAGACCGGCTGTTTCTTTGTATTCGCAGCGACTATGTTGAGGGGTGTCAAGACCATTCAGCAGA GTATTTTGCTTCAGGAGGAGAAAATCAACTCTGTGTTCCTGCTCTACCTGATGTCCATTCCTAGTTTCTGCATCCTGGCCGTGGCGGCTCTGGCCTTGGAGAACTGGGCTATGCTGGAGTCTCCGCTCCACTACGACCGCCACCTGTGGGTCTTCATCCTGCTCAGCTGCCTGGGCTCCGTCATGTACAACCTGGCCAGCTGCTGCGTCATCACGCTCACCTCCGCTGTCACTCTGCACATCCTCGGCAACCTGAGCGTGGTGGGAAACCTGCTGCTCTCTCAGCTGCTCTTCGGCAGCGAGCTGTCCGCCCTCAGCTGCGCCGGCGTGGTGCTCACGCTGTCCGGCATGCTCATCTATCAGAACTCCGAGTTTATCGCCAGCTACCTGGACGCACGCAGAGCCAAAGCTAAGGGGTCGGGACAGGGGGCGTTCCACGATGGGAGCGGGGAGGACATGGACAACACTAGTGCATCTGAACTGACCCCACCGTATCATCAGCAGAGAGCGGATGGGAAACAGGAAGACAAGATAGACTGA
- the osbp2a gene encoding oxysterol-binding protein 2 isoform X2, giving the protein MNELVRSLPSPTLSGIRLPGLDTCKGWLFKWTNYLKGYQRRWFVLSNGLLSYYRTQAEMAHTCRGTIPMATAHIEVGDTCHLVLTSGGRSYHLKATSDGECQRWVSALQQAKANATHLMHHSDDSGDEGPVPQEDRALTQGVLKTLASKLDDLSTCNELIGKHGAALQRSLSELEDLRGSTDSTDKLKAVNERATLFRITSNAMINACRDFLDIAETHSRRWQKSLQYEREQRHHLEETIEQLAKQHNSLERAWRENPSTYTVGVERTQEGDASDENEDAEFFDAMEESPAFITVTASDHIQHKRSGSNQSMMSGGMPNDWTHNENDSSGTNHMQLRRTRRSRIPDKPNYSLNLWSIMKNCIGKELSKIPMPVNFNEPLSMLQRLTEDLEYSELLDRAARCDSSLEQMCLVAAFSVSSYSTTVHRTAKPFNPLLGETYELDRLEEYGYRSISEQVSHHPPAAAHHVTSQRGWTLWQEITIDSKFRGKYISVMPLGYIHLQFHSSGNHYVWGKVTSTVHNIIVGKLWIDQSGDIEVVNNTTKDTCHLKFSPYSYFSREVPRKVTGVVEDREGTAHYILSGTWDDKMESAKIVDSSQGCGGSEGKQKTVYQTLPPKLLWKKYPLPDNAENMHFFSSLALTLNEPEEGVAPTDSRLRPDQRLMEAGLWDEANAQKQRLEERQRLERKRREAQANQALEEGQDIEGYQPLWFEKRTDDATGDSTYVYRGGYWEAKDRQDWSQCPEIF; this is encoded by the exons ATGAACGAGCTGGTGAGGAGTTTGCCCTCCCCGACTCTCTCAGGGATCCGTCTACCTGGCTTGGACACCTGCAAAGGCTGGCTCTTTAAATGGACCAACTACCTGAAGGGCTACCAGCGGCGATGGTTCGTCCTTAGCAACGGCCTCCTGTCATATTACAG GACTCAGGCAGAGATGGCACACACTTGCCGTGGCACCATTCCCATGGCAACAGCACACATTGAGGTGGGTGACACCTGCCACTTGGTGTTGACCAGCGGGGGGCGGAGCTACCACCTGAAGGCCACCTCGGATGGAGAGTGTCAGCGCTGGGTCTCAGCCCTGCAGCAGGCCAAGGCCAATGCCACTCACTTGATGCATCACTCAG ATGACTCAGGAGATGAGGGTCCCGTGCCGCAGGAGGACCGTGCCCTGACCCAAGGGGTGCTCAAGACTCTGGCCAGTAAACTGGATGACCTGAGCACCTGTAATGAGCTGATAGGCAAGCACGGCGCCGCCCTCCAGCGCTCCCTCAGTGAACTCGAGGACCTGCGCGGATCCACCGACAGCACAGACAAACTGAAAGCTGTTAATGAGCGTGCTACTCTGTTCCGCATCACCTCCAATGCTATGATCAAT GCGTGTCGTGACTTTCTGGACATCGCAGAAACACACAGCCGGAGGTGGCAAAAGAGCCTGCAGTATGAGAGGGAACAGCGTCATCATTTGGAGGAGACCATTGAGCAGCTAGCCAAACAGCACAACAGCTTAGAGAGAGCCTGGAGGGAGAATCCCAGCACGTATACAG TAGGTGTGGAGAGGACTCAGGAGGGCGACGCCAGTGATGAGAATGAGGACGCAGAGTTCTTCGATGCCATGGAGGAATCCCCTGCATTCATAACTGTGACTGCGAGTGACCACATACAGCACAA GCGCTCAGGAAGTAATCAGAGTATGATGAGTGGAGGAATGCCGAATGACTGGACCCACAATGAGAAT GACTCCTCAGGCACAAACCACATGCAGCTACGAAGAACAAGGCGCAGCCGTATTCCTGACAAACCCAATTACTCCCTCAACCTGTGGAGCATCATGAAGAACTGTATTGGCAAAGAGCTGTCCAAGATACCCATGCCT GTAAACTTCAATGAGCCTTTGTCAATGCTGCAGCGCTTGACTGAGGATCTAGAGTATAGCGAGCTTCTGGACCGGGCGGCTCGCTGTGACTCCTCCCTGGAGCAGATGTGCCTGGTGGCCGccttttctgtctcctcctacTCCACCACGGTCCATCGCACGGCCAAGCCCTTCAACCCTCTCCTGGGGGAGACCTACGAGCTGGACCGCCTGGAGGAGTATGGCTATCGCTCCATCTCTGAGCAG GTCAGTCATCACCCCCCCGCTGCCGCCCACCATGTGACGTCACAGCGCGGATGGACCCTATGGCAGGAGATCACTATTGATAGCAAGTTCCGTGGGAAATATATTTCTGTCATGCCGCTGG GATACATTCACCTGCAGTTCCACTCCAGTGGAAACCACTATGTGTGGGGCAAAGTCACCTCAACGGTACACAACATTATCGTAGGGAAGCTGTGGATTGATCAG TCTGGAGACATTGAAGTAGTCAACAACACCACCAAGGACACCTGCCACCTCAAGTTCTCCCCCTATAGCTACTTCTCCAGAGAAGTCCCACGTAAA GTGACAGGTGTggtagaggacagagagggcaCAGCCCATTATATCCTGTCGGGAACCTGGGACGACAAGATGGAGAGTGCCAAAATAGTGGACAGCAGCCAAGGGTGCGGAGGGTCTGAAGGCAAACAAAAGACTGTTTATCAGACTCTGCCACCCAAACTGTTGTGGAAGAAATATCCTCTCCC GGATAACGCAGAGAACATGCACTTTTTCTCCTCGCTCGCTCTGACCCTGAATGAGCCAGAAGAAGGTGTGGCGCCCACTGACAGCCGTCTGAGGCCGGACCAGCGGCTGATGGAGGCGGGACTGTGGGATGAAGCGAATGCCCAGAAACAGCGTCTAGAGGAGCGACAGAGGCTGGAGAGGAAACGGAGGGAGGCACAGGCCAACCAGGCCCTGGAGGAAG GCCAGGACATCGAGGGCTACCAGCCGCTGTGGTTTGAGAAGAGGACGGACGATGCAACAGGGGACAGCACCTATGTCTACAGGGGCGGCTACTGGGAGGCCAAAGACAGACAGGACTGGAGCCAATGCCCCGAAATCTTCTAG
- the osbp2a gene encoding oxysterol-binding protein 2 isoform X1, producing the protein MNELVRSLPSPTLSGIRLPGLDTCKGWLFKWTNYLKGYQRRWFVLSNGLLSYYRTQAEMAHTCRGTIPMATAHIEVGDTCHLVLTSGGRSYHLKATSDGECQRWVSALQQAKANATHLMHHSDDSGDEGPVPQEDRALTQGVLKTLASKLDDLSTCNELIGKHGAALQRSLSELEDLRGSTDSTDKLKAVNERATLFRITSNAMINACRDFLDIAETHSRRWQKSLQYEREQRHHLEETIEQLAKQHNSLERAWRENPSTYTGVERTQEGDASDENEDAEFFDAMEESPAFITVTASDHIQHKRSGSNQSMMSGGMPNDWTHNENDSSGTNHMQLRRTRRSRIPDKPNYSLNLWSIMKNCIGKELSKIPMPVNFNEPLSMLQRLTEDLEYSELLDRAARCDSSLEQMCLVAAFSVSSYSTTVHRTAKPFNPLLGETYELDRLEEYGYRSISEQVSHHPPAAAHHVTSQRGWTLWQEITIDSKFRGKYISVMPLGYIHLQFHSSGNHYVWGKVTSTVHNIIVGKLWIDQSGDIEVVNNTTKDTCHLKFSPYSYFSREVPRKVTGVVEDREGTAHYILSGTWDDKMESAKIVDSSQGCGGSEGKQKTVYQTLPPKLLWKKYPLPDNAENMHFFSSLALTLNEPEEGVAPTDSRLRPDQRLMEAGLWDEANAQKQRLEERQRLERKRREAQANQALEEGQDIEGYQPLWFEKRTDDATGDSTYVYRGGYWEAKDRQDWSQCPEIF; encoded by the exons ATGAACGAGCTGGTGAGGAGTTTGCCCTCCCCGACTCTCTCAGGGATCCGTCTACCTGGCTTGGACACCTGCAAAGGCTGGCTCTTTAAATGGACCAACTACCTGAAGGGCTACCAGCGGCGATGGTTCGTCCTTAGCAACGGCCTCCTGTCATATTACAG GACTCAGGCAGAGATGGCACACACTTGCCGTGGCACCATTCCCATGGCAACAGCACACATTGAGGTGGGTGACACCTGCCACTTGGTGTTGACCAGCGGGGGGCGGAGCTACCACCTGAAGGCCACCTCGGATGGAGAGTGTCAGCGCTGGGTCTCAGCCCTGCAGCAGGCCAAGGCCAATGCCACTCACTTGATGCATCACTCAG ATGACTCAGGAGATGAGGGTCCCGTGCCGCAGGAGGACCGTGCCCTGACCCAAGGGGTGCTCAAGACTCTGGCCAGTAAACTGGATGACCTGAGCACCTGTAATGAGCTGATAGGCAAGCACGGCGCCGCCCTCCAGCGCTCCCTCAGTGAACTCGAGGACCTGCGCGGATCCACCGACAGCACAGACAAACTGAAAGCTGTTAATGAGCGTGCTACTCTGTTCCGCATCACCTCCAATGCTATGATCAAT GCGTGTCGTGACTTTCTGGACATCGCAGAAACACACAGCCGGAGGTGGCAAAAGAGCCTGCAGTATGAGAGGGAACAGCGTCATCATTTGGAGGAGACCATTGAGCAGCTAGCCAAACAGCACAACAGCTTAGAGAGAGCCTGGAGGGAGAATCCCAGCACGTATACAG GTGTGGAGAGGACTCAGGAGGGCGACGCCAGTGATGAGAATGAGGACGCAGAGTTCTTCGATGCCATGGAGGAATCCCCTGCATTCATAACTGTGACTGCGAGTGACCACATACAGCACAA GCGCTCAGGAAGTAATCAGAGTATGATGAGTGGAGGAATGCCGAATGACTGGACCCACAATGAGAAT GACTCCTCAGGCACAAACCACATGCAGCTACGAAGAACAAGGCGCAGCCGTATTCCTGACAAACCCAATTACTCCCTCAACCTGTGGAGCATCATGAAGAACTGTATTGGCAAAGAGCTGTCCAAGATACCCATGCCT GTAAACTTCAATGAGCCTTTGTCAATGCTGCAGCGCTTGACTGAGGATCTAGAGTATAGCGAGCTTCTGGACCGGGCGGCTCGCTGTGACTCCTCCCTGGAGCAGATGTGCCTGGTGGCCGccttttctgtctcctcctacTCCACCACGGTCCATCGCACGGCCAAGCCCTTCAACCCTCTCCTGGGGGAGACCTACGAGCTGGACCGCCTGGAGGAGTATGGCTATCGCTCCATCTCTGAGCAG GTCAGTCATCACCCCCCCGCTGCCGCCCACCATGTGACGTCACAGCGCGGATGGACCCTATGGCAGGAGATCACTATTGATAGCAAGTTCCGTGGGAAATATATTTCTGTCATGCCGCTGG GATACATTCACCTGCAGTTCCACTCCAGTGGAAACCACTATGTGTGGGGCAAAGTCACCTCAACGGTACACAACATTATCGTAGGGAAGCTGTGGATTGATCAG TCTGGAGACATTGAAGTAGTCAACAACACCACCAAGGACACCTGCCACCTCAAGTTCTCCCCCTATAGCTACTTCTCCAGAGAAGTCCCACGTAAA GTGACAGGTGTggtagaggacagagagggcaCAGCCCATTATATCCTGTCGGGAACCTGGGACGACAAGATGGAGAGTGCCAAAATAGTGGACAGCAGCCAAGGGTGCGGAGGGTCTGAAGGCAAACAAAAGACTGTTTATCAGACTCTGCCACCCAAACTGTTGTGGAAGAAATATCCTCTCCC GGATAACGCAGAGAACATGCACTTTTTCTCCTCGCTCGCTCTGACCCTGAATGAGCCAGAAGAAGGTGTGGCGCCCACTGACAGCCGTCTGAGGCCGGACCAGCGGCTGATGGAGGCGGGACTGTGGGATGAAGCGAATGCCCAGAAACAGCGTCTAGAGGAGCGACAGAGGCTGGAGAGGAAACGGAGGGAGGCACAGGCCAACCAGGCCCTGGAGGAAG GCCAGGACATCGAGGGCTACCAGCCGCTGTGGTTTGAGAAGAGGACGGACGATGCAACAGGGGACAGCACCTATGTCTACAGGGGCGGCTACTGGGAGGCCAAAGACAGACAGGACTGGAGCCAATGCCCCGAAATCTTCTAG
- the slc35e4 gene encoding solute carrier family 35 member E4 isoform X3 translates to MINADGFSKCEATRRETGRRPPAEMLHLLSAVIVWLVTGTTISSLNKWIFAVYNFRYPLLLSALHMLTAIVVDYGLIKLRVIRHKGVGEQDLTPSAKCKVFLLSLTFCASIAFGNVGLNYVQLSFAQMIYTTTPLFTLAISTLILGKQHHILKYTAMMPICLGASFSIMGEVQFDQTGCFFVFAATMLRGVKTIQQSILLQEEKINSVFLLYLMSIPSFCILAVAALALENWAMLESPLHYDRHLWVFILLSCLGSVMYNLASCCVITLTSAVTLHILGNLSVVGNLLLSQLLFGSELSALSCAGVVLTLSGMLIYQNSEFIASYLDARRAKAKGSGQGAFHDGSGEDMDNTSASELTPPYHQQRADGKQEDKID, encoded by the exons ATGATCAACGCCGATGGCTTCTCAAAATGCGAGGCGACTCGGCGAGAGACGGGCAGAAGGCCACCCGCAGAGatgctccatctcctctccgCTGTCATCGTGTGGCTGGTGACGGGGACAACCATCTCCAGTCTCAACAAATGGATATTCGCTGTGTACAACTTCAGGTACCCTCTACTGTTATCGGCCCTGCACATGCTGACGGCTATTGTTGTGGACTATGGGCTGATCAAGCTGAGAGTGATCCGCCACAAAGGAGTCGGGGAGCAGGACCTGACCCCCAGCGCTAAGTGCAAGGTGTTCCTGTTGAGTTTGACATTTTGTGCCAGTATCGCCTTCGGCAACGTGGGTCTGAACTATGTCCAGCTGTCATTTGCACAAATGATCTACACCACCACCCCGCTCTTTACTCTGGCCATCTCTACGCTGATCCTGGGCAAGCAGCATCATATCCTCAAATACACAGCCATGATGCCCATCTGCTTGGGAGCCTCCTTCAGCATCATGGGCGAGGTCCAGTTTGATCAGACCGGCTGTTTCTTTGTATTCGCAGCGACTATGTTGAGGGGTGTCAAGACCATTCAGCAGA GTATTTTGCTTCAGGAGGAGAAAATCAACTCTGTGTTCCTGCTCTACCTGATGTCCATTCCTAGTTTCTGCATCCTGGCCGTGGCGGCTCTGGCCTTGGAGAACTGGGCTATGCTGGAGTCTCCGCTCCACTACGACCGCCACCTGTGGGTCTTCATCCTGCTCAGCTGCCTGGGCTCCGTCATGTACAACCTGGCCAGCTGCTGCGTCATCACGCTCACCTCCGCTGTCACTCTGCACATCCTCGGCAACCTGAGCGTGGTGGGAAACCTGCTGCTCTCTCAGCTGCTCTTCGGCAGCGAGCTGTCCGCCCTCAGCTGCGCCGGCGTGGTGCTCACGCTGTCCGGCATGCTCATCTATCAGAACTCCGAGTTTATCGCCAGCTACCTGGACGCACGCAGAGCCAAAGCTAAGGGGTCGGGACAGGGGGCGTTCCACGATGGGAGCGGGGAGGACATGGACAACACTAGTGCATCTGAACTGACCCCACCGTATCATCAGCAGAGAGCGGATGGGAAACAGGAAGACAAGATAGACTGA